A window of Rhinatrema bivittatum chromosome 2, aRhiBiv1.1, whole genome shotgun sequence contains these coding sequences:
- the LOC115085774 gene encoding trichohyalin-like isoform X2, with protein MAFHITSSQLYPGKERKASRLTEEVIRENMATRFEQRSKKIQLEDDGKDLRVKSENQVTRQDEETRLKTSTSKRGSTKAFDQLSKEILHEEDERKNEKIKKPVSVTVEHLMKQNMEEHHRKQKATQQLREINNGGREKENFTTDRKEREQPAEAESGKGAKLGNSKERVINGNTDTHENDLCCVKNNLNIKGPKDCGKKSEMKGIKVERENESLEEEKYCAKGEASLKIENKSNSSDGKRQCKKGEKTSDKEREKFEKKHQKKETKDERRKQNQNEKKLAEKAERREKKDKEERKKHKSVEKTQGMNKMNVVEDEHERKGETKEKGAMEVEGRRENENMVGDQLMDTTEIANERAKRKELELNCRMSEKAVVDKRKTKEEKHNRKEKIQENIEGKIQTGNQLTDKERFGGERGEGEQKLERIEKKQVEEKIICRNIEAKGVKEENETVQKKQITNKENLEGKGRINEQDKDLEKADTENTEREQVTDKREKLRWKEKTEGKEYKEMEAGENREVYEEKNVKKETVDGPGQAKEKDRKHKSVLEEILANEKGEKDLQTETIQVKDKVEEEKSKKKQRVDMANKQNSDDEKYKSKGKVTETRDDKEKKIRRQEKDKKTHRTVKLQRNCGKRETHENERKVKEIWIEANMGLTEQLEVKGEKKDQAEMGETEGRERDKLLDGNRNDVGMLSAEEEDNEKEMEEVDEVGGKSKRENGNAFEEGRLNGDVDKEMEKNAKREKMEMEDEEERKEKGTEKS; from the exons ATTTGAGCAGAGGTCTAAGAAAATACAACTGGAAGATGACGGCAAAGATTTGAGAGTTAAAAGTGAAAATCAG GTTACGCGACAAGATGAAGAGACACGTTTGAAGACTAGTACGAGCAAGAGAGGAAGCACCAAAGCTTTTGATCAGCTCAGTAAAGAAATTTTACATGAGGAAGATGAAAGGAAGAATGAGAAAATCAAGAAGCCAGTATCGGTCACAGTGGAGCATCTCATGAAACAGAACATGGAAGAGCACCATCGTAAACAAAAAGCAACCCAGCAGCTGAGAGAAATAAATAATGGAGGGCGAGAAAAGGAAAACTTCACGACAGACCGGAAGGAGAGAGAACAACCTGCTGAAGCTGAAAGTGGTAAAGGGGCAAAGCTTGGGAACAGCAAGGAAAGAGTAATAAATGggaacacagacacacatgagaATGACTTGTGTTGTGTAAAAAATAACTTGAACATAAAAGGACCAAAGGACTGTGGAAAGAAGAGCGAAATGAAAGGAATTAAGGTAGAGAGGGAAAATGAATCTCTTGAGGAGGAAAAGTATTGTGCCAAAGGTGAAGCTTCACTGAAAATTGAGAATAAAAGCAATAGCAGTGATGGTAAAAGGCAATGCAAGAAAGGTGAAAAAACGagtgataaagagagagagaaatttgaaaagaaacaccAAAAGAAGGAAACCAAAGATGAGAGAAGAAAacagaaccaaaatgaaaaaaaattagcTGAAAAGGCTGAGCGCAGAGAAAAAAAGgataaggaagaaagaaagaagcacaAAAGTGTGGAGAAGACACAGGGGATGAATAAAATGAATGTAGTGGAAGATGAGCATGAGAGAAAGGGGGAAACAAAAGAGAAGGGAGCTATGGAAgtagagggaagaagggaaaatgAGAACATGGTAGGTGACCAACTGATGGACACAACAGAAATAGCAAATGAAAGagccaaaagaaaagaactggagTTAAACTGTAGAATGAGTGAGAAGGCAGTGGtagataaaagaaaaacaaaggaagagaaacacaataggaaagaaaaaatacaagaaaatattGAGGGAAAAATACAGACAGGTAACCAATTGACAGATAAAGAACGAtttggaggggaaaggggagagggagaacaaAAATTGGAGAGAATTGAGAAAAAACAAGTAGAAGAGAAGATAATTTGTAGGAACATAGAAGCTAAAGGAGTAAAGGAAGAAAATGAGACTGTGCAGAAAAAACAGATCACTAATAAAGAGAATctggaaggaaaagggaggatTAACGAACAAGATAAAGATCTGGAGAAAGCAGACACTGAGAATACAGAGAGAGAACAAGTGACAGATAAAAGAGAAAAACTTAGATGGAAAGAAAAGACAGAAGGCAAAGAATATAAAGAGATGGAAGCAGGTGAGAACAGAGAGGTGTACGAAGAGAAAAATGTGAAGAAAGAAACTGTAGATGGGCCAGGTCAAGCGAAGGAGAAAGACAGAAAACATAAGAGCGTACTGGAAGAAATATTGGCAAatgaaaagggagaaaaagaCTTGCAAACTGAAACAATACAGGTAAAAGACAAAGTGGAGGAGGAAAAGTCCAAGAAGAAACAGAGGGTGGACATGGCAAATAAGCAGAATTCAGATGATGAAAAGTATAAAAGCAAAGGGAAGGTAACAGAAACTAGAGatgacaaagaaaagaaaatcaggaGGCAGGAGAAAGATAAAAAGACCCATAGAACAGTGAAACTGCAAAGAAACTGTGGGAAAAGAGAAACAcatgaaaatgaaaggaaagtTAAGGAAATTTGGATAGAGGCAAATATGGGTTTGACTGAACAGCTAGAAGTAAAAGGTGAGAAGAAAGACCAGGCAGAAATGGGGGAAActgaaggcagagagagagacaaattACTGGACGGAAATAGAAATGACGTGGGAATGCTAAGTGCAGAGGAAGAAGATAAtgaaaaagaaatggaagaagtcGATGAAGTAGGGGGAAAAAGTAAACGGGAAAATGGGAATGCATTTGAGGAAGGAAGATTAAATGGAGATGTAgataaagaaatggagaaaaatgcaaagagagagaaaatggagatggaagatgaagaggagaggaaagagaaaggaacagagaaaagcTAA